One window from the genome of Leptospira ryugenii encodes:
- a CDS encoding formate hydrogenase, whose protein sequence is MMKEIFYASGIFSFLVIFCLFIFAATKGQTRIWLWSLLKICFFLALFTSWQTDNIVLKWILIEASTLFGSLLISSSGTERSFQVGWKYLLINSYGLGIAFLGIIILLFASRPLESLDFTSLRLGLEGQHGILIKTSLLLTIYGYSAKLGLVPNHFWVGDTYGESPSQTSSLIASFVPVSVALALRPLIQLEKEVNSSLVNSANGILFLGVLTILYATWVLQRRDDIRRIAAKVALFHTGMLAVFLWLDVNDTIFYFLLATTLLIKLIIFVSMGILRMDSGHRLIEQILSAKGINQYSFYGYFFALILAFVFPLSPVFILDMEMIKTGLIRNQIWLFLFPFLGLVFFFIALNKVLPIIRLEHRPFEKDQSRILSIRMFFLVLCFLSALALGSYGMFGLVEGEM, encoded by the coding sequence TTGATGAAAGAGATATTTTATGCAAGTGGCATATTTTCCTTTTTAGTTATCTTTTGTTTGTTTATCTTTGCTGCTACAAAAGGCCAAACAAGGATTTGGCTTTGGTCACTTTTAAAGATCTGTTTTTTTCTTGCACTTTTTACCTCCTGGCAAACTGACAATATTGTCCTAAAATGGATTTTGATTGAAGCATCGACTCTTTTTGGATCTTTATTAATTTCATCGAGTGGTACGGAACGTTCTTTCCAGGTAGGGTGGAAGTATCTATTAATCAATTCCTATGGTTTAGGCATTGCTTTTTTAGGAATTATTATCCTACTCTTTGCTTCAAGGCCTTTGGAGTCTTTGGATTTTACTTCCTTACGCTTAGGTCTTGAAGGACAACATGGAATTTTGATCAAAACTTCTCTGTTGTTAACTATTTATGGATATAGTGCAAAATTAGGACTCGTACCAAATCATTTTTGGGTTGGTGATACCTATGGCGAGAGTCCGAGCCAAACCTCATCACTCATTGCATCCTTTGTTCCGGTTTCAGTCGCACTTGCTCTACGTCCGCTGATACAATTAGAGAAAGAAGTGAATTCTTCTTTAGTGAATTCCGCAAATGGAATTTTGTTTTTAGGAGTCCTTACCATTCTATACGCAACATGGGTTTTGCAAAGAAGAGATGACATTCGGAGGATTGCGGCAAAGGTTGCTCTCTTTCATACAGGTATGCTGGCCGTATTTCTATGGTTAGATGTTAACGATACCATCTTTTATTTTCTACTTGCAACCACTCTTCTTATAAAATTGATCATTTTTGTCTCTATGGGGATTTTAAGAATGGATTCAGGACATCGATTGATTGAGCAGATTCTTTCTGCGAAGGGAATTAACCAATACTCTTTTTATGGTTATTTCTTTGCACTGATTTTGGCTTTTGTGTTTCCTCTTTCACCTGTCTTCATCCTTGACATGGAAATGATCAAAACTGGACTCATTAGAAATCAGATATGGCTCTTTTTATTTCCATTCCTTGGTTTGGTTTTTTTCTTTATCGCTCTCAATAAGGTTCTTCCCATTATCCGATTGGAACATAGGCCATTTGAAAAAGACCAAAGCAGAATATTGAGCATACGAATGTTTTTTTTAGTCCTTTGTTTTTTGTCGGCCTTGGCTCTAGGGTCTTACGGAATGTTTGGGCTTGTGGAAGGGGAGATGTAG
- a CDS encoding adenylate/guanylate cyclase domain-containing protein: MELEKEEIVRILFVEPNKKSYETLAELLKSWFGDYIEIVWRSLFENGMEELKKGNYDLLISEISFPEKTDTEESVLSEITDNATPLEVPIVIFSQSHDKSIPILSFQMGISEFFSKRRLKRSLMEHRFRNLFREIYRKKVISIQMDDSLKRFQEMYGMNQSEIQDLNTLVKKFKKDLEKEYEEKLKLDFEKKKMQNVFGMYVDPVVVESIMNNTFSLDQKGHTQEISVIFSDIRGYTSLSEKQQPDQVISFLNEYFTAMTEVILGYGGMIDKYIGDSIMCLFGAPIYQEEHRLNALDCAIEMLQVFQLWQPKWKEIYGFTPELGIGLASGNAIVGNVGSFQKLSYTAVGDTVNMASRLESMAKPMHVYISEELYQKLPESYLKKYTYTELEPVKIKGKEGLHKVISVQPVT, encoded by the coding sequence GTGGAACTAGAAAAAGAAGAAATCGTTCGTATCCTATTTGTTGAGCCAAACAAAAAATCATATGAGACTCTTGCTGAGCTTCTTAAGTCTTGGTTTGGAGATTATATCGAAATTGTATGGCGCTCTCTCTTTGAAAATGGAATGGAAGAGCTTAAAAAAGGAAACTATGATCTTCTGATTTCGGAAATATCTTTTCCTGAAAAAACTGATACCGAAGAATCAGTGTTAAGCGAAATAACAGATAACGCCACTCCATTAGAAGTTCCCATAGTCATTTTTTCTCAATCACATGATAAATCTATCCCCATCTTATCCTTTCAGATGGGGATCAGTGAATTTTTTTCTAAACGAAGATTGAAACGATCACTCATGGAACATAGATTTCGAAATTTGTTCCGAGAGATTTATAGAAAGAAAGTGATTTCCATTCAGATGGACGATTCACTCAAACGATTTCAAGAAATGTATGGAATGAACCAATCCGAAATCCAAGATTTAAATACTCTGGTAAAAAAATTTAAAAAGGATCTGGAAAAGGAATACGAAGAAAAATTAAAATTAGATTTTGAAAAAAAGAAAATGCAAAACGTCTTTGGTATGTATGTAGACCCTGTGGTTGTAGAAAGTATCATGAACAATACCTTTTCTTTGGACCAAAAAGGGCATACACAAGAAATTTCGGTCATTTTTTCTGATATTCGTGGTTATACATCCCTTTCCGAAAAACAGCAACCAGACCAGGTCATTTCTTTTTTAAATGAATACTTTACCGCAATGACAGAAGTCATTCTTGGATATGGGGGGATGATAGATAAGTACATAGGTGACTCTATCATGTGCCTCTTTGGTGCGCCCATTTACCAAGAAGAACATCGCTTAAATGCTCTTGACTGTGCAATAGAAATGTTGCAGGTATTTCAGCTTTGGCAGCCCAAATGGAAAGAAATCTATGGGTTCACGCCAGAGTTAGGAATCGGCCTCGCTTCGGGTAACGCGATTGTTGGCAATGTTGGCTCCTTTCAAAAATTGTCCTACACGGCTGTTGGAGATACCGTAAACATGGCCAGCAGATTGGAATCGATGGCAAAACCAATGCATGTCTATATCTCGGAGGAGTTGTACCAAAAATTGCCAGAATCATACTTAAAAAAGTATACCTATACTGAGCTTGAACCTGTGAAGATCAAAGGCAAAGAAGGCCTTCATAAAGTAATAAGCGTACAACCTGTAACCTAG
- a CDS encoding 4Fe-4S dicluster domain-containing protein has product MRQILELINFFRPSQVMDWKKVSPIHPKNRGIPTPKGTFESSCGSCQVCVDHCPTAAIQKVSNERLVFDYGACLQCGSCSLFCPEERLKDSGFVHVFSKHRDDLIVAYENGKMLLKVSGEDHSNHLEFTKLTERSGFLYREVAAAGNNTVECELNASFNSVFDSEREGVRCVASPKHADAIVFSGPVSQAMEQPLETAFAVIAPPKALVACGTEAVSGGLFPQGKLPKEPDLFIAGDPPRPDVILLAFRHLMGRFSFSFQEALHKFLQSGK; this is encoded by the coding sequence ATGAGACAAATTTTAGAATTGATTAATTTCTTTCGGCCAAGCCAAGTCATGGATTGGAAAAAAGTTTCACCCATACATCCCAAAAACCGTGGTATCCCTACACCGAAAGGTACATTTGAGTCATCTTGCGGTAGTTGCCAAGTTTGCGTTGATCATTGTCCGACAGCTGCCATTCAAAAGGTCTCAAATGAACGTCTTGTATTTGATTATGGTGCTTGCCTGCAATGCGGTAGCTGCTCATTATTCTGCCCTGAAGAGCGACTTAAGGATTCTGGTTTTGTGCACGTTTTCTCAAAACACCGTGATGATCTAATTGTTGCCTATGAAAACGGAAAGATGCTCCTCAAAGTAAGTGGGGAAGACCATAGCAACCACTTAGAATTTACAAAGTTGACAGAGCGCTCTGGATTTTTGTACAGAGAGGTGGCTGCTGCGGGCAACAACACTGTCGAATGTGAATTGAATGCTTCCTTCAATTCTGTGTTCGATTCGGAACGAGAAGGGGTTCGTTGTGTAGCAAGCCCCAAACATGCGGATGCCATTGTCTTCTCAGGTCCTGTTTCCCAAGCAATGGAACAGCCTTTGGAAACGGCCTTTGCTGTTATCGCCCCACCGAAAGCATTGGTTGCTTGTGGAACGGAAGCAGTGAGTGGCGGCCTTTTCCCCCAAGGCAAACTTCCCAAAGAGCCTGACCTCTTCATCGCTGGGGACCCTCCCAGACCAGATGTGATCCTTTTGGCCTTTCGTCATTTGATGGGAAGATTTTCATTTTCTTTCCAAGAGGCGCTTCACAAATTTCTGCAATCGGGAAAATAA
- a CDS encoding respiratory chain complex I subunit 1 family protein codes for MSSEIILFYQILCFIILPFILGGIVRKVRARAQGRKGPKIVQLFYEIKKFLQKEPIDNPASSVFAEISPMVAVYSGLILWSIVIFEWAPFVMIPFFLALYRFAIVSFAMEGGTSFGGLGSGREILLSVMAEPTIILMILAAQSHIEISMTPAGAFIGILFLALSFIAILAELAKPPFDDPRTHLELTMVHEAMLLEASGRTMGYLELASQLKLSALLAFLIKLAVEHSKLFPIGEFGNLYRELAVLPGVILLAILLGYWEANSVRRKWSWVPEFMGLSFLAILILGTLVKLS; via the coding sequence ATCAGCAGCGAGATAATTTTATTCTACCAAATCCTTTGTTTTATCATATTGCCATTTATATTGGGCGGAATCGTTCGAAAAGTTCGAGCGAGGGCACAAGGAAGAAAGGGACCAAAAATAGTTCAGTTGTTCTACGAGATTAAAAAATTTTTACAAAAGGAACCAATTGATAATCCTGCTTCTTCCGTTTTCGCTGAAATATCTCCTATGGTAGCGGTATACTCTGGACTTATACTCTGGTCTATTGTGATTTTCGAATGGGCACCCTTTGTGATGATTCCCTTTTTTCTCGCACTTTACCGATTTGCCATTGTTAGCTTTGCCATGGAAGGAGGTACATCGTTTGGTGGATTGGGCTCTGGGAGAGAAATTTTACTTTCGGTAATGGCTGAACCTACCATTATTTTGATGATCCTTGCTGCACAATCCCATATTGAAATCTCCATGACCCCTGCGGGTGCTTTTATTGGAATTCTCTTTTTAGCTCTCTCGTTTATTGCAATTTTAGCAGAGTTAGCCAAACCTCCCTTTGACGACCCAAGGACACACCTTGAGCTTACGATGGTTCATGAGGCTATGCTACTTGAGGCATCTGGACGGACGATGGGATACTTAGAGCTCGCATCTCAGTTAAAACTTTCTGCATTGTTAGCATTTTTGATCAAACTAGCTGTAGAACATTCAAAATTGTTTCCGATAGGCGAGTTTGGAAATCTCTACAGAGAATTGGCAGTCCTGCCTGGTGTGATCCTTCTGGCAATACTACTCGGGTATTGGGAAGCGAATAGTGTTAGAAGGAAATGGTCCTGGGTGCCTGAATTTATGGGTTTGTCATTTCTTGCAATATTGATATTAGGAACGCTTGTTAAGCTATCATAA
- a CDS encoding ABC transporter ATP-binding protein, translating into MDSIKIKNLCKAYDQFGSENLVLKDITLSLPEKKLITLMGPSGCGKSTFLNILSGLDQAKSGEVLVFGENILEFSETQLTLYRRNTIGIVFQFFHLLPYLTALENVSVPLLLQGKKQKTAHAISAEILKRVGLGNKLHSKPRELSGGEQQRVSISRAIVHNPKLILADEPTGNLDTNSTHEVMELLSNLVRDHSMTLLVVTHNPEIGQRGDINLKMLDGVIHSS; encoded by the coding sequence ATGGATTCGATCAAAATAAAAAATCTCTGTAAGGCGTACGATCAATTCGGAAGCGAAAACCTTGTCCTGAAAGATATCACACTATCTCTACCAGAAAAGAAACTCATTACCTTGATGGGTCCTTCGGGATGCGGGAAGTCGACATTTCTCAATATACTCTCTGGGCTAGACCAAGCCAAATCAGGTGAAGTCCTAGTTTTTGGAGAGAATATCCTAGAGTTTTCGGAAACTCAACTAACTCTGTACAGGCGAAATACGATTGGAATTGTATTTCAATTTTTTCATTTACTTCCCTACCTCACTGCACTTGAAAACGTATCCGTTCCATTGCTATTACAAGGCAAAAAACAAAAGACTGCCCATGCAATCTCCGCAGAGATTCTAAAACGCGTTGGCTTAGGAAATAAATTACATTCCAAACCGAGAGAACTTTCAGGAGGAGAGCAGCAAAGGGTTTCCATCTCTCGTGCCATAGTACACAATCCAAAATTAATTTTGGCAGATGAGCCTACTGGAAATCTCGATACCAATTCCACGCACGAGGTTATGGAACTACTTTCCAATTTGGTTAGAGACCATTCGATGACACTCTTGGTAGTGACTCACAATCCTGAAATTGGCCAAAGAGGTGATATCAATTTGAAGATGTTGGATGGAGTGATACACTCCTCATGA
- a CDS encoding proton-conducting transporter transmembrane domain-containing protein produces the protein MTDKQMRFAFSAFLVGMAAVLPLCMFLYMSPGPWSEDFPLALGLVLQAYIGFSAFALVQSYEMVHSNRITFGYVIFWSALGICYLAGKSVLLPVSLEIASFSTIIIYSGTEFGKKQIESLGSLLFASGIAVLFLSAWVFLPEEDPRGYYFLTIGLLVKSGFSGFHIWLPKVNEGGPSHALGSFAGALEIFPLLLFCRYVLPNLQDPFLYSILFPLAALGVFFGGITSYFHKDPKKALAYSSIESINFLWLCLAISGMFQSSSEPDLRFLSHSFLILFYLSLLHHSFSKTFQLFSIGMVARLRNSSSTDEMKGIGRLIGINPLWMGLGTFSYAVLPGTLGFISEATYLFLNAKILDMPLGRSVFLLPAMIFIFFGIVLGGFTHIRLFLSLFLSFPRTDFSLTEWNDTRRFWVFLSLGSLGIMIIGIPLCLPFFLKIPFLQKHLDPSLAIWLSQLSIVSCITVAFILSLVWFRWSHRITKRQYWDCGNQYIGPELSVPSTVFTEPLRNSLGRYFLTPKGLSIIDQSIFSIFSYILNIGQFLVEKKKNHDEEVSKYLAISSAFLIIILAISIAIEWSHL, from the coding sequence ATGACGGATAAACAGATGCGCTTTGCATTCAGCGCTTTTTTAGTTGGGATGGCAGCAGTCCTTCCTTTGTGTATGTTCTTATACATGAGCCCTGGCCCTTGGTCGGAAGATTTCCCTTTGGCCCTTGGTCTGGTCTTACAAGCATACATCGGATTTTCAGCCTTTGCCTTGGTGCAATCGTATGAAATGGTACATTCCAATCGTATAACTTTTGGCTATGTGATATTTTGGTCCGCCTTGGGCATCTGTTATCTTGCAGGAAAATCTGTCCTCCTTCCTGTATCACTTGAGATTGCGTCCTTTTCCACGATCATCATATACTCTGGAACAGAGTTCGGGAAGAAACAAATTGAAAGTTTAGGTTCACTTTTATTTGCATCTGGCATTGCAGTCCTCTTTCTCTCTGCATGGGTTTTTTTACCGGAAGAAGATCCACGTGGGTATTACTTTTTAACGATTGGACTTCTCGTGAAATCTGGATTTTCTGGCTTTCACATTTGGTTGCCAAAAGTAAATGAAGGTGGGCCATCTCACGCCTTAGGTTCGTTTGCTGGGGCACTGGAAATTTTTCCGCTTCTGCTCTTTTGTAGGTATGTCCTTCCCAATCTCCAAGATCCATTCTTGTATAGTATCCTGTTTCCTTTGGCCGCCTTGGGTGTGTTTTTCGGGGGTATTACCTCTTACTTTCATAAGGATCCCAAAAAAGCCCTTGCCTATAGCTCAATTGAATCTATAAACTTTTTATGGCTTTGTTTGGCAATTTCTGGGATGTTTCAATCAAGCTCTGAACCTGACTTACGATTTTTAAGTCATTCCTTTCTCATTTTATTTTATTTGAGTTTATTGCATCATTCCTTTTCAAAGACGTTTCAATTGTTCTCAATCGGAATGGTGGCAAGGCTAAGAAACTCTAGTTCTACGGACGAAATGAAAGGAATTGGGAGGTTGATCGGCATCAATCCTCTATGGATGGGGCTTGGGACTTTTAGTTATGCGGTCTTGCCAGGAACACTAGGTTTTATTTCGGAGGCTACCTATTTATTTTTGAATGCAAAGATCTTAGATATGCCTCTTGGGCGTTCCGTTTTTCTTCTGCCTGCAATGATTTTTATTTTCTTTGGAATCGTTTTGGGAGGGTTTACTCATATTCGACTATTCTTAAGTCTCTTTCTATCCTTCCCTCGAACGGATTTTTCCCTGACTGAATGGAATGATACACGTAGGTTTTGGGTTTTTCTGTCACTGGGAAGTTTAGGAATCATGATCATTGGGATCCCTTTGTGTTTGCCATTCTTTCTCAAAATACCTTTCCTTCAAAAACATTTGGACCCTAGTTTGGCAATTTGGCTTTCGCAATTGAGTATTGTTTCTTGTATTACGGTTGCTTTCATTTTGAGTTTAGTCTGGTTTCGTTGGTCTCATCGCATTACCAAAAGACAATATTGGGATTGTGGCAACCAATACATAGGACCTGAACTTTCTGTACCTTCCACGGTATTTACAGAACCGCTCCGAAATTCATTGGGTAGATATTTTTTGACACCAAAGGGACTTTCCATCATCGACCAAAGTATCTTTTCGATTTTTTCTTACATCTTAAATATAGGTCAATTTCTTGTAGAAAAAAAGAAGAACCATGATGAGGAAGTAAGCAAGTATTTGGCGATCTCATCTGCTTTTCTCATTATCATCTTAGCAATATCCATTGCGATAGAATGGAGCCATTTATGA
- a CDS encoding HDOD domain-containing protein, translated as MASLDEYLSKIKDLTIVPPVLISILSLEDDNELGFGELEKKVQSDQVLVARLLKLANSPFFSRGNAIANMKQVITRLGFKTVRSMVAMSMTDSLFSQGNYKKFRDEVWDHSIAKGILAQFLCEEKKFKKEADLSLTCGLMQDLGKIILNTIDRPKYIEILTEYQTSDLSILELEKKAYGVDSSELGIGAAQLWKLPSPIVQVIEEKSKPIAEQSLLTQVISFGGLVARLTQHGKKEANTENEFLEYCKVLSIDVDSNPKFVDNYGNKLNNHELYQFCSSL; from the coding sequence ATGGCAAGCCTAGATGAATACCTTTCCAAGATCAAAGATCTAACAATCGTTCCACCTGTACTCATCTCAATTCTATCCTTAGAGGATGACAATGAATTGGGATTTGGTGAATTAGAAAAGAAGGTGCAATCGGACCAGGTTCTTGTTGCGCGACTTCTCAAACTTGCTAACTCTCCTTTTTTCTCCCGGGGCAATGCCATCGCAAATATGAAACAAGTCATCACTCGCTTAGGATTTAAGACCGTGCGATCTATGGTGGCTATGTCGATGACCGATTCCCTTTTCAGCCAAGGAAACTATAAAAAATTTCGAGATGAGGTATGGGACCATTCCATCGCGAAGGGCATCCTCGCTCAATTTCTCTGCGAAGAAAAGAAATTTAAAAAAGAGGCAGATCTATCCTTAACTTGTGGCCTTATGCAGGACCTAGGAAAGATCATTTTAAACACAATTGACAGACCCAAATACATCGAGATTCTCACTGAATACCAAACTTCTGACCTGTCCATCCTTGAATTAGAAAAGAAAGCATATGGTGTAGATTCCAGCGAGCTAGGAATCGGCGCCGCACAACTTTGGAAACTTCCAAGTCCCATTGTGCAAGTGATTGAAGAAAAATCCAAGCCAATAGCAGAACAAAGTTTGCTCACGCAAGTGATTAGCTTTGGTGGATTGGTTGCTAGACTTACGCAGCACGGAAAGAAAGAAGCGAATACAGAGAATGAGTTTTTAGAGTATTGTAAAGTTCTCTCGATCGATGTAGATTCAAATCCAAAATTCGTTGACAACTATGGTAACAAATTGAACAACCATGAGTTGTATCAATTTTGCTCCTCTTTATAG
- a CDS encoding formate hydrogenase: MLYDFIYLLLFLTGVVVLVENRLHRITLFLSLQGFLLIFPVLQTHHEDIPHSLGLISLVVTFKGILTPYILNWTAKKSQMRESTTPRFGYLATLLFLVVGLVLAVKLTEGVIELSIPVHKIGLIYVILMIYVGVLCFIVRKNWLALIAGFCVFENGIFVLTLVLDEGLPFGLEFGSFLDAVLVIVSGGILQLSPHLHAKGGKH, encoded by the coding sequence ATGTTATACGATTTTATTTACCTTTTGCTTTTTTTAACTGGAGTGGTTGTTCTTGTTGAGAATCGTCTGCACCGCATCACTCTTTTTTTGAGTTTGCAAGGATTTTTGTTAATTTTCCCTGTATTACAAACTCATCATGAGGACATTCCGCACTCTTTAGGATTGATCAGTTTGGTGGTCACCTTTAAGGGAATTTTAACTCCATATATTCTGAATTGGACCGCAAAAAAATCCCAAATGAGGGAAAGTACAACGCCAAGATTTGGCTACCTAGCCACTTTATTGTTTCTTGTGGTTGGCTTAGTTCTTGCTGTCAAACTTACGGAAGGTGTCATCGAACTATCGATTCCAGTTCATAAGATAGGACTCATTTACGTAATCCTTATGATTTATGTAGGAGTATTGTGTTTTATTGTTCGAAAGAACTGGTTGGCCCTGATTGCTGGTTTTTGTGTTTTTGAAAATGGAATTTTTGTACTCACTCTAGTCTTAGATGAAGGATTGCCATTTGGTTTAGAATTTGGCTCCTTTTTGGATGCAGTGCTTGTTATTGTATCAGGAGGGATATTGCAACTATCTCCTCACCTTCATGCTAAAGGAGGAAAACATTGA
- a CDS encoding hydrogenase large subunit: protein MANVTGLYKSNLSGKYIQFVLNENRIVVQEPEGKKSPIDFLLDDSYPIWLLRHSLGKDMSEEDYSHLKEEDYLTENRSKVLSLHQKSGNLRDLFYHGLKVPTSDEQYSHAVGPIHAGIIEPGHFRFVVEGESIRHLSIRLGFQHRGIIKQMLQSKPERILALSETISGDSSVAYALAFSSMMENGLGIQIPSNVRIFRSLLLELERVAIHIGDLGGLAEDIGYYPLYGVCVTDRGAALGLMETWIGNRFGKGGIRPGGCRTNQRISPEDAKNAFYALKKVFYKNIEPQILRALSDSTIKERLQGCANISRDSVIKHGFVGPCARSAGVPIDLRTQQLEFPDWTPLSVQDDHINFGGDAWARFYLRYQEIKQSLLWMEAQIEKLDWNSLWSKEQIGATLLEIKLKQGLYFEAVEGWRGIILTCIEVDANGKITDIYVRDPSVLNWHALELAVRGELIGDFPLNNKSFNLSYVGFDL, encoded by the coding sequence ATGGCAAATGTTACTGGCTTATATAAATCAAATCTTTCAGGCAAATACATTCAATTCGTATTGAACGAAAATCGGATTGTTGTCCAAGAGCCAGAAGGTAAAAAAAGTCCCATCGACTTTTTGTTAGATGATTCCTATCCGATTTGGCTTTTGAGACACTCCCTTGGCAAAGATATGTCTGAGGAGGACTATTCTCATTTAAAAGAAGAAGATTACCTAACAGAGAACCGAAGCAAAGTTTTGAGTTTGCACCAAAAGTCGGGAAATTTACGAGATTTATTCTACCATGGACTAAAAGTTCCAACCAGTGATGAGCAATACTCGCATGCTGTTGGTCCAATTCATGCCGGTATCATTGAACCTGGTCACTTTCGGTTTGTTGTAGAGGGAGAGAGCATACGGCATTTAAGTATACGCCTTGGTTTCCAACATCGTGGAATCATAAAGCAGATGTTACAGTCAAAACCAGAAAGGATTTTAGCCCTTTCTGAGACAATTTCTGGAGATAGTTCTGTTGCTTACGCTCTCGCATTTTCATCCATGATGGAAAATGGATTGGGCATTCAAATTCCATCAAATGTGAGAATCTTTCGCTCACTTCTCTTGGAATTAGAAAGAGTCGCCATTCATATCGGGGACTTAGGGGGATTAGCAGAAGATATAGGTTATTATCCATTGTATGGAGTTTGCGTAACAGACCGTGGGGCTGCCTTAGGTCTCATGGAGACTTGGATTGGAAATCGGTTTGGGAAAGGGGGGATACGTCCAGGTGGATGTCGGACCAACCAAAGGATTTCTCCGGAAGATGCGAAGAATGCCTTCTATGCATTAAAAAAAGTATTCTATAAAAATATTGAACCACAGATCTTACGTGCCCTTTCTGATTCGACCATTAAAGAACGATTGCAAGGCTGTGCAAATATTTCAAGAGACTCTGTCATTAAACACGGATTTGTTGGACCTTGTGCAAGGTCGGCCGGTGTTCCTATTGATTTAAGAACACAGCAGCTTGAATTCCCAGATTGGACTCCTCTTTCCGTACAGGATGATCATATCAATTTCGGAGGAGATGCTTGGGCAAGATTTTATTTAAGGTATCAAGAAATCAAACAATCACTCCTTTGGATGGAAGCTCAGATTGAGAAATTAGACTGGAATTCTCTTTGGTCAAAAGAGCAAATAGGTGCTACCTTGCTAGAAATCAAGTTAAAGCAAGGATTGTATTTTGAGGCGGTAGAAGGCTGGAGAGGGATTATCTTAACCTGTATAGAGGTCGATGCGAACGGAAAGATTACGGATATTTATGTGAGAGACCCATCCGTATTAAATTGGCATGCCTTAGAACTTGCCGTGCGAGGGGAATTGATTGGAGATTTTCCTTTGAACAATAAATCATTTAATTTAAGTTATGTGGGTTTTGATTTATGA